A stretch of the Planctomycetota bacterium genome encodes the following:
- a CDS encoding ABC transporter ATP-binding protein, protein MPTRITLSGLTKTYGRGSKATTAVDAVDLAIEPGELFFLLGPSGCGKTTLLRMIAGFIQPNAGTIRFDDRDVTGQEPNKRNTGMVFQSYALWPHMTVADNVGFGLKTRTIGRQERQVRIDEALADVKMSPYAARRPGELSGGQQQRVALARALVVRPSVLLLDEPLSNLDAGLRAELRDEIRRICKDSGITSIYVTHDQKEALSIGDRIALMSGGRIVQSGSPSELYRRPRDAFAASFLGETNLLSGRSMASVAPEEPVEVSTPMGVLRGTAAHALRADETVGVSIRPEALSIATDGPFVGTVQSTTYLGDTAQHRVRMGDGLTLTVSQFAPAGEMPSGQVRLRTDAADVVVFPG, encoded by the coding sequence GTGCCGACCCGCATCACGCTCTCGGGCCTCACCAAGACCTACGGCCGTGGATCCAAGGCCACCACCGCCGTCGACGCGGTGGACCTGGCCATCGAACCGGGCGAGCTGTTCTTCTTGCTGGGCCCCTCGGGCTGCGGCAAGACGACACTGCTCCGCATGATCGCCGGCTTCATCCAGCCCAACGCGGGCACCATCCGGTTCGATGATCGCGATGTGACCGGCCAAGAACCAAACAAAAGGAACACGGGCATGGTGTTCCAGAGCTACGCGCTCTGGCCCCACATGACCGTGGCCGACAACGTCGGCTTCGGCTTGAAGACCCGGACCATCGGCCGCCAGGAACGGCAGGTCCGGATCGACGAGGCGCTCGCCGATGTCAAGATGTCGCCCTACGCCGCGCGCCGCCCCGGCGAACTCTCGGGCGGCCAGCAGCAGCGCGTGGCGCTGGCCCGAGCCCTCGTGGTCCGGCCCAGCGTCCTTCTGCTCGACGAGCCCCTCTCGAACCTCGACGCGGGCCTGCGGGCCGAGCTCCGAGACGAGATCCGACGCATCTGCAAGGACAGCGGCATCACGTCCATCTATGTGACGCACGACCAGAAGGAAGCGCTGAGCATCGGCGACCGGATCGCGCTGATGTCCGGCGGCCGGATCGTCCAGTCCGGCTCTCCATCGGAGCTGTACCGCCGGCCACGGGATGCCTTTGCCGCTTCGTTCCTGGGCGAAACCAACCTTCTCTCCGGCAGATCGATGGCGTCGGTCGCTCCCGAGGAGCCAGTGGAGGTCTCTACGCCGATGGGTGTTCTACGTGGAACGGCCGCCCACGCGCTGCGTGCCGACGAGACCGTGGGGGTGTCCATCCGCCCCGAGGCGCTCTCGATCGCCACAGACGGGCCCTTTGTGGGCACAGTCCAGTCCACGACCTATCTCGGCGACACGGCCCAGCATCGCGTTCGCATGGGCGATGGCCTGACGCTCACGGTGTCCCAGTTCGCCCCCGCAGGCGAGATGCCGAGCGGCCAGGTCCGCCTCAGGACAGACGCCGCCGACGTCGTCGTCTTCCCGGGCTAG
- a CDS encoding ParB/RepB/Spo0J family partition protein yields the protein MPIDQIEPNPMQPRRRFDDRRLAELAASIKQAGVMQPIVVRPRPSGGYQIVAGERRWRAARQAGLASVPAVVRELDDRRTAELALIENVQRADLNPIEKAIAFRTLIARFELTQAQVAERVGLDRSSVTNLLRLLDLPDDLQQLIADGSLSAGHGKVLVSVADADARRELAERCIAEQLSVRQVEKLARDAGETKRKPERADSNHNANIARLEEVLGEQLKTKVRIDARGDGTSGRLVLEFYSLEHFDGLLQRLGCSSS from the coding sequence ATGCCGATTGATCAGATCGAGCCCAACCCGATGCAGCCCCGCCGCCGCTTCGATGATCGCCGGCTTGCCGAACTGGCGGCCTCGATCAAGCAGGCGGGGGTGATGCAGCCGATCGTCGTCCGGCCCCGGCCCTCGGGCGGCTATCAGATCGTGGCGGGGGAGCGACGCTGGCGGGCGGCTCGGCAGGCGGGCCTGGCGTCGGTGCCCGCGGTGGTCCGCGAGCTGGACGATCGCCGAACGGCGGAGCTGGCGCTCATCGAGAACGTGCAGCGGGCCGACCTGAACCCGATCGAGAAGGCGATCGCGTTCCGGACGCTGATTGCCCGCTTCGAGCTGACGCAGGCGCAGGTGGCCGAGCGGGTCGGGCTCGATCGCTCGAGCGTGACCAACCTGCTGCGGCTGCTCGATCTGCCAGACGACCTGCAGCAGCTGATCGCGGACGGCAGCCTGTCGGCGGGCCACGGCAAGGTGCTGGTGTCGGTTGCGGACGCCGACGCGCGGCGGGAGCTGGCGGAGCGCTGCATCGCCGAGCAGCTCTCGGTCCGACAGGTCGAGAAGCTCGCGCGGGACGCCGGAGAGACGAAGCGCAAGCCCGAGCGAGCCGACTCCAATCACAACGCGAACATCGCGAGGCTCGAAGAGGTGTTAGGCGAACAACTCAAGACCAAGGTCCGCATCGATGCGCGGGGCGATGGGACCTCCGGCCGGCTCGTGCTGGAGTTCTACAGCCTCGAGCACTTCGACGGCCTGCTGCAGCGGCTGGGCTGTTCGTCGAGCTAG
- a CDS encoding HAMP domain-containing sensor histidine kinase — protein MSSSRQPTPDDDASIEPMAGAIAHEVNNLLTPIVGLADVLRDRDDDSQLRDDLLEQTIDRCQRAVSICGLLLDLSKEADRVGSTCNVADAMRAAVECTRQAASAASVRIELAFHDEGIAIVPAPALEHVLINLILNAVRASNADGTVRLDAAYRPATAWQKATWTIRVADRGKGLDERDVRAIRDGHPPRGSRGLGLVISRQLCDLWGGSLAVESTPDRGSTFSIEVPAG, from the coding sequence GTGTCATCTTCCCGCCAGCCCACGCCCGATGACGATGCCAGCATCGAACCGATGGCCGGCGCCATCGCCCACGAGGTCAACAACCTGCTGACGCCGATCGTTGGCCTCGCCGACGTGCTGCGAGATCGAGACGACGACTCGCAGCTGCGGGACGATCTCCTCGAGCAGACCATCGATCGATGCCAGCGAGCCGTCTCGATCTGCGGCCTGCTATTGGATCTGTCCAAGGAGGCCGATCGGGTCGGTTCCACGTGCAACGTGGCCGATGCGATGAGGGCGGCCGTCGAGTGCACGCGTCAAGCGGCGAGCGCCGCGAGCGTGCGAATCGAGCTCGCATTCCACGACGAGGGCATCGCGATCGTGCCGGCCCCCGCCCTCGAGCACGTGCTGATCAACCTGATCCTCAACGCCGTGCGGGCATCGAATGCCGATGGCACCGTCCGGCTCGATGCGGCCTATCGACCCGCAACCGCCTGGCAGAAGGCCACATGGACAATCCGTGTGGCCGACCGAGGCAAGGGGCTGGACGAAAGAGACGTCCGGGCGATCCGGGACGGCCATCCGCCCCGTGGGTCGCGCGGCCTCGGGCTGGTAATCTCGCGGCAGCTCTGCGACCTGTGGGGGGGCAGCCTAGCGGTCGAATCGACGCCGGATCGGGGTTCCACGTTCTCGATCGAGGTACCTGCCGGCTAG